The proteins below are encoded in one region of Methanofollis aquaemaris:
- a CDS encoding ABC transporter ATP-binding protein, translating to MGDEPVIRLVDVVKIYPRVAGDVRSLDGVSITIDPGEFVAIMGPSGSGKSTLLNQVGCLDTPTEGDVVINGVNTRNLSDDALTDLRRDAIGFIFQKFNLIPVLTARENVEYPYIIKHKHGEEEGQALELLEKVGLDAELATHTPNELSGGQQQRVAIARALVNDPAILLCDEPTGNLDSKMGVQIMELLTELNQAGKTVVMVTHDPSTAEYADRVVRLMDGRVVA from the coding sequence ATGGGAGACGAGCCGGTCATCCGCCTCGTTGACGTCGTCAAGATCTATCCGAGGGTCGCCGGAGACGTCAGGTCGCTCGACGGCGTCTCGATCACCATCGACCCCGGGGAGTTCGTGGCGATCATGGGCCCGTCCGGCTCAGGCAAGTCGACCCTCCTCAACCAGGTCGGCTGCCTGGACACGCCGACCGAAGGAGACGTCGTCATCAACGGGGTGAACACCAGAAACCTCTCCGACGACGCTCTCACCGATCTCCGCCGGGACGCCATCGGGTTCATCTTCCAGAAGTTCAACCTCATCCCGGTCCTGACGGCCAGGGAGAATGTGGAGTATCCCTATATCATCAAGCACAAACATGGGGAAGAGGAGGGGCAGGCCCTGGAACTCCTGGAGAAGGTCGGGCTCGACGCCGAACTCGCCACTCACACTCCCAACGAACTCTCCGGCGGGCAGCAGCAGCGGGTGGCCATCGCCAGGGCCCTGGTCAACGACCCGGCGATCCTTCTCTGCGACGAACCGACCGGGAACCTGGACTCGAAGATGGGGGTCCAGATCATGGAACTCCTGACCGAACTGAACCAGGCCGGCAAGACGGTGGTGATGGTGACCCATGACCCGAGCACGGCGGAGTACGCCGACCGGGTGGTCAGGCTCATGGACGGGAGGGTGGTGGCGTGA
- a CDS encoding COG1361 S-layer family protein, which yields MTYRTPLALILGLMILVCSAAAASATGAASHVSVTNTTVDPATLMPGDTGTITAKVMNSGTEPVQVSRAVLKGTEIKTLNDGAYEAAGTIGPGTTVSYTFTIRADPNTHDGVYYPWFSLDYGQDGSLSTRVPVRVEETPLTVVVTGRPDAFTEGKKEHITLVVGNPRTSPVTGITVTPRGEGIEAAQTGWFVGTLAPSAQANVTLDVTATQETDLAFDVTYHTGPNTHTATVTLPVVFGQSNTRAELVVNNIEVHGNFGSYSVSGDIANAGLEAAKSVVVTSGDPAVPENPYPEYAIGSLDPDDLASFELDFSAENATSVPLVITYRDADGTPYTRTMPLAITKHQTISTGVHAPAATETKDESIPLPVMILFGVVGLGVLGAILKSSGLLNRWRK from the coding sequence ATGACATACCGCACACCTCTCGCCCTCATTCTCGGGCTGATGATCCTCGTCTGCTCCGCCGCCGCGGCCTCCGCGACCGGAGCGGCCTCGCATGTCTCGGTCACGAACACGACTGTCGACCCGGCCACCCTCATGCCCGGCGACACCGGGACAATCACCGCCAAAGTCATGAACAGCGGCACCGAACCGGTTCAGGTCAGCAGGGCCGTCCTGAAAGGCACCGAAATCAAAACCCTCAACGACGGGGCCTACGAAGCTGCCGGAACCATCGGACCCGGTACCACCGTCTCGTATACCTTCACGATCAGGGCCGATCCAAACACCCATGATGGCGTCTACTACCCATGGTTCTCGCTGGACTACGGTCAGGACGGCAGTCTGAGCACCCGTGTCCCGGTCAGGGTCGAGGAGACTCCCCTGACGGTCGTCGTCACCGGCCGTCCGGACGCCTTCACCGAAGGGAAGAAGGAGCACATCACTCTCGTCGTCGGCAATCCACGCACCTCCCCGGTGACCGGGATCACCGTCACCCCCAGAGGCGAGGGGATCGAGGCCGCTCAGACCGGGTGGTTTGTCGGCACCCTCGCCCCCTCGGCCCAGGCCAACGTGACCCTCGACGTCACCGCCACCCAGGAGACCGACCTCGCCTTCGACGTCACCTACCACACCGGGCCCAACACCCACACCGCCACCGTCACCCTTCCGGTCGTCTTCGGCCAGTCCAACACCCGGGCCGAGCTGGTGGTGAACAATATCGAGGTCCACGGCAATTTCGGCTCGTACTCGGTCAGCGGCGACATCGCCAATGCCGGGCTCGAGGCCGCCAAGTCGGTCGTCGTCACCTCCGGCGACCCGGCCGTGCCTGAGAATCCCTATCCGGAGTACGCCATCGGCAGCCTCGACCCCGACGACCTCGCGAGTTTTGAACTCGACTTCAGCGCCGAGAACGCCACGTCGGTCCCGCTCGTGATCACCTACCGCGACGCCGACGGCACGCCGTATACCCGGACGATGCCACTCGCCATCACCAAGCACCAGACTATCTCAACCGGGGTGCATGCCCCCGCCGCCACCGAGACAAAGGACGAGTCCATCCCCCTGCCGGTGATGATCCTCTTCGGCGTGGTCGGCCTGGGTGTCCTCGGGGCGATCCTGAAGAGCAGCGGGCTCCTGAACAGGTGGAGGAAATAA
- a CDS encoding Yip1 family protein, which yields MDTDTSFIDILTGPERFFESLGERIESIKIPGIIILFTALLAALTAYLAAGAVPLTGLEGADAEALRPFVGIFAAAAIFIGIFIIWGIQSLILHVIAKVLGGTGSFKSTLAVVGYGNLPQVLMGVLGLALLLVYHMDIEKLSAALGLVIMGLIFTLWSTVIWFFGFKHAHELTTAKAGVIAGIILIISMLSIAI from the coding sequence ATGGACACAGACACATCCTTCATCGACATCCTTACCGGCCCAGAACGGTTCTTCGAATCGCTGGGCGAACGTATCGAGAGCATCAAGATCCCCGGCATCATCATCCTCTTCACCGCCCTGCTGGCGGCGCTCACCGCCTACCTCGCCGCCGGGGCCGTGCCCCTGACCGGCCTGGAAGGCGCCGACGCAGAAGCCCTGAGACCATTTGTCGGGATCTTCGCCGCAGCCGCCATCTTCATCGGCATCTTCATCATCTGGGGCATCCAGTCGCTGATCCTCCATGTGATCGCAAAGGTTCTCGGCGGCACCGGCTCATTCAAGTCGACGCTCGCCGTCGTCGGGTACGGCAACCTCCCGCAGGTTCTGATGGGAGTCTTGGGCCTCGCCCTCCTCCTCGTCTACCACATGGACATCGAGAAACTGAGCGCCGCCCTCGGCCTCGTCATCATGGGACTCATCTTCACCCTCTGGTCGACGGTGATCTGGTTCTTCGGCTTCAAGCATGCCCACGAACTCACCACCGCAAAGGCCGGCGTAATCGCAGGGATCATCCTCATCATCTCGATGCTGTCCATCGCGATCTGA
- a CDS encoding helix-turn-helix transcriptional regulator: protein MNNKLKVYRALHDLTQEQLAVALGVTRQTIIAIEKKKYDPSLDLAFKIARYFNVTIEEIFSPDDGR from the coding sequence ATGAATAATAAACTCAAGGTCTACCGGGCACTGCACGACCTCACCCAGGAGCAACTGGCGGTGGCTCTGGGGGTGACCCGGCAGACGATCATCGCCATCGAGAAGAAAAAATACGACCCTTCCCTTGACCTTGCTTTCAAGATCGCCCGTTATTTTAATGTGACAATCGAGGAGATCTTCTCGCCGGATGACGGTCGGTGA
- a CDS encoding DUF2178 domain-containing protein, protein MNRSQFFLCIALIAVVEVVVFTLVLSAGFDNLAELSFYIALLLVFVCRQRVKGVIWDERLSQVEEQVAEKTLKIALFLMIFFGLGFFVSGALLQLERAMNDGMFLLQLAGGIILLYLVLWIIAIKPFWDEGDDE, encoded by the coding sequence ATGAATCGAAGCCAGTTTTTCCTCTGTATCGCCCTCATCGCCGTTGTTGAGGTTGTCGTCTTCACGCTCGTCCTGAGCGCGGGCTTTGACAACCTTGCAGAACTCTCTTTCTATATCGCCCTGCTCCTGGTCTTTGTCTGCAGGCAGCGGGTGAAGGGGGTGATCTGGGACGAGCGGTTGAGTCAGGTTGAAGAGCAGGTGGCCGAGAAGACCTTGAAGATCGCGCTTTTCTTGATGATCTTTTTCGGACTGGGCTTTTTTGTTTCGGGGGCGCTCCTCCAACTTGAGAGAGCGATGAATGACGGGATGTTCCTCCTCCAACTTGCGGGCGGGATCATCCTGCTGTACCTGGTCCTCTGGATCATCGCGATAAAGCCATTCTGGGATGAAGGGGACGATGAATAA
- a CDS encoding DUF4013 domain-containing protein, giving the protein MDLGAHFMDAAHYTKGAFWGRWKDNLKLLVSLVIFPLFFGYLVSILRGEDPAPPVRWSWGMFVDGIKICMIWMFYIVPVIVGVMALAGSVLVLYEMEGVGAIEPLLPEIIGGVLGVLVLYILLSLFVNIALILFARERRFFAAFSFGKIWRCIDRIGFWQYVAAVVLVAAFSNAVIALVMLIPVDVVAFALLALVTIPLSIFQARYYARIYDLAME; this is encoded by the coding sequence ATGGATCTTGGTGCACACTTTATGGACGCGGCCCATTATACGAAGGGCGCATTCTGGGGGCGGTGGAAGGATAACCTCAAGTTGCTTGTCAGTCTGGTCATCTTCCCTCTCTTCTTCGGGTATCTTGTCTCGATTCTGCGTGGGGAAGATCCGGCGCCGCCGGTGCGGTGGTCCTGGGGGATGTTCGTCGATGGGATCAAGATCTGTATGATCTGGATGTTCTATATCGTCCCGGTGATCGTGGGGGTCATGGCGCTTGCCGGTTCTGTCCTGGTTCTCTACGAGATGGAAGGCGTCGGTGCGATCGAGCCTCTTCTGCCCGAGATAATCGGCGGAGTCCTTGGTGTTCTGGTACTTTATATCCTGCTGTCTCTGTTTGTAAACATTGCATTGATCTTGTTTGCCCGGGAGCGGAGATTTTTTGCCGCATTCTCGTTCGGAAAGATCTGGAGGTGCATCGACCGTATCGGCTTCTGGCAGTATGTAGCTGCCGTGGTCCTTGTCGCCGCCTTTTCAAATGCAGTCATCGCTCTTGTCATGCTCATCCCGGTGGACGTGGTTGCGTTTGCACTTCTCGCACTGGTTACGATCCCGCTGTCGATCTTCCAGGCCAGGTATTATGCCAGGATCTATGATCTGGCGATGGAGTGA